GGTCTCGCGGCCGGGGAGCGCGTGGCGACGCTGGCGTGGAACGGCTACCGCCACTTCGAGATGTATTTCGGTGTCAGCGGCTCGGGCCGCGTGCTGCACACGATCAACCCGCGGCTGATCCCGGACCAGATCGCGTGGATCGTCAACCACGCCGAAGACCGCGTGCTGGCCTTCGACATGACCTTCTGGCCCATCGTCAAGGCGATCCACGACAAGTGCCCGACGGTGCAGCGCTGGGTGGCCCTGTGCGACGACGCGCACCTGGCGCGCATGACCGCCGAGGGCAGCATCCCGAATCTGATCAGCTACGAGGGCTGGATCGCCGCGCACCCGACGACGTACGACTGGCCGCGCTTCAGCGACGAGACCGCCAGCAGCATGTGCTACACCAGCGGCACCACCGGCCACCCGAAGGCGGCGCTCTACAGCCACAAGTCCACCATCCTGCACGCGTACGCGGCGGCGCTGCCGGACGTGATGTGCCTGAGCGCGCGCGACTGCGTGCTGCCGGTGGTGCCGATGTTCCACGTCAACGCGTGGGGCATCCCGTACTCGGCCGCGGCGGTGGGCTGCAAGCTGGTCTTCCCGGGGGCGCAGCTCGACGGCAAATCGGTGTACGAGCTGCTCGACGCCGAGCGCGTGACGATGGCCGCGGGTGTGCCCACCGTCTGGCAGATGCTGCTGACGCACATGGGGACCCACGGTCTGAAACTGCCGCACCTGCAGCGCACGGTGATCGGCGGCTCGGCGTGCCCGCCGGCGATGATCCAGGCTTTCCGCGAGCAGTACGGCGTGGAGGTGCTGCACGCGTGGGGCATGACGGAGCTCAGCCCCTTGGGCACGCTGTGCACGCTGAAGAACAAGCACCTGGCGCTGCCCGAGGAGGAACAGATGAAGATCCGCCTCAAGCAGGGGCGCGCGATCTTCGGCATCGACATGAAGATCGTCGGGCCGGACGGGCAGGAGCTGCCGTGGGACGGCAAGAGCCAGGGCGAACTGATGGTGCGCGGCCCGTGGGTGATCCGCGACTACTACCGCAGCGACAAGCCGAGCCCGCTGGTCGACGGGTGGTTCCCGACCGGGGATGTGGCCACCATCGACCCGGACGGCTACATGCAGATCACCGACCGCAGCAAG
This region of Tepidimonas taiwanensis genomic DNA includes:
- a CDS encoding 3-(methylthio)propionyl-CoA ligase; translation: MFGLMQERPLLISDLIEHAARHHGDVEIVSRRVEGDIHRTTYAEAAQRARQLAHALDAMGLAAGERVATLAWNGYRHFEMYFGVSGSGRVLHTINPRLIPDQIAWIVNHAEDRVLAFDMTFWPIVKAIHDKCPTVQRWVALCDDAHLARMTAEGSIPNLISYEGWIAAHPTTYDWPRFSDETASSMCYTSGTTGHPKAALYSHKSTILHAYAAALPDVMCLSARDCVLPVVPMFHVNAWGIPYSAAAVGCKLVFPGAQLDGKSVYELLDAERVTMAAGVPTVWQMLLTHMGTHGLKLPHLQRTVIGGSACPPAMIQAFREQYGVEVLHAWGMTELSPLGTLCTLKNKHLALPEEEQMKIRLKQGRAIFGIDMKIVGPDGQELPWDGKSQGELMVRGPWVIRDYYRSDKPSPLVDGWFPTGDVATIDPDGYMQITDRSKDVIKSGGEWISSIDVENIAMAHPAVLMAACIGVKHPKWDERPIVVVVKKPGQEVTREELLAFYEGKLAKWQIPDDVVFVDAIPLGATGKMQKMKLREMLGDYRLPGL